One Rhizobiales bacterium GAS188 DNA window includes the following coding sequences:
- a CDS encoding TIR domain-containing protein: MTGSKAYVEGFEADVFISYARLDDKPVLGDAEGWVSQFHAELVNQLPVYLGAEAEIWRDREEIRNNEDFSKKISHQLESTATFVAILSESFIHREWCLRELEEFTNHAQQRYGVYVDGDKKRIFSIERMPMSRDVLPSQLEGTTTYRFFEGDRILRPTINASHRAKYLASVEDLLIDISRVLKLLAKAARAGDIAAAPEEPKMTVYLAQTTSELDDHAAEMRRDLTERGYRVLPVGDLSPRSARFTEEVRSCLAKCALSIHLVGHDYGFVPEGEASKSNVWLQHEMALERAQVSDLRPIVWVAGGEAGDARQRAFLAYLEEDDVVQSHAELLKNCGLEELKTETYDKLDRIRKDRAKAELEQAGPVKATFAGLRPAPDEPPMIYVMCEEGSRKSPPLLAMRKYLLAKGYDPVFLEKLDAEEPTLQQHIDNLTLCDACIIYYDQKSPAWLAQKLGDLRKYLRGRERPVIAKAIYQVAAGDDDEAIETNAALVLRGQGEFAPEHLQPFVERLDALSGRSVL, encoded by the coding sequence ATGACGGGCAGCAAAGCCTATGTCGAGGGGTTCGAGGCCGACGTCTTCATCAGCTATGCGCGCCTCGACGACAAACCGGTGCTCGGTGACGCCGAAGGCTGGGTGTCGCAGTTCCACGCCGAGCTCGTGAACCAATTGCCGGTGTATCTCGGCGCCGAAGCTGAAATCTGGCGCGACCGCGAGGAGATCCGCAACAACGAGGATTTTTCCAAGAAGATCTCGCATCAGCTCGAAAGCACCGCGACCTTCGTCGCCATCCTCAGCGAGAGCTTCATCCATCGGGAATGGTGCCTGCGCGAGCTCGAGGAATTCACAAATCACGCCCAACAGCGCTATGGCGTCTATGTCGACGGCGACAAGAAGCGCATCTTCAGCATCGAGCGCATGCCCATGAGCCGGGACGTCTTGCCGAGCCAGCTCGAGGGGACCACGACCTATCGGTTTTTCGAGGGCGATCGGATATTGCGCCCAACCATCAATGCAAGCCATCGGGCCAAATATCTCGCAAGCGTCGAGGATTTGCTGATCGACATTTCGCGCGTGTTGAAGCTGCTCGCCAAGGCAGCCCGCGCGGGGGACATCGCGGCGGCGCCCGAAGAGCCGAAAATGACCGTCTATTTGGCTCAGACGACGTCCGAACTCGACGATCACGCCGCGGAAATGCGTCGCGACCTGACAGAACGCGGCTATCGCGTCCTGCCCGTCGGCGATCTGTCGCCGCGCAGCGCGCGCTTCACGGAAGAGGTGCGATCCTGCCTGGCGAAATGCGCGCTCTCGATCCACCTCGTCGGGCACGATTACGGCTTCGTGCCGGAGGGCGAAGCTTCCAAGTCGAACGTCTGGCTCCAGCACGAAATGGCGCTCGAGCGCGCCCAGGTATCGGATTTGCGGCCTATCGTCTGGGTCGCCGGCGGGGAGGCGGGCGATGCGCGTCAACGCGCGTTTCTGGCTTATCTCGAGGAAGATGACGTCGTGCAAAGCCACGCCGAGCTCTTGAAAAACTGCGGCTTGGAAGAGCTCAAGACAGAGACCTACGACAAGCTCGACCGTATTCGAAAAGACCGGGCGAAGGCCGAGCTCGAGCAGGCCGGCCCGGTCAAGGCGACTTTCGCTGGTCTGCGCCCGGCGCCGGACGAGCCGCCGATGATCTACGTCATGTGCGAGGAGGGCAGCCGGAAATCGCCACCGCTCCTTGCAATGCGGAAATATCTTCTGGCCAAGGGCTATGATCCTGTCTTCCTCGAGAAGCTCGACGCAGAAGAACCGACATTGCAACAACACATCGATAATCTGACGCTCTGCGACGCCTGCATCATTTATTACGACCAGAAATCGCCGGCATGGCTGGCGCAGAAATTGGGCGACCTTCGTAAATATCTGCGCGGCCGCGAGCGGCCGGTCATCGCCAAGGCCATCTACCAAGTGGCGGCTGGGGACGACGACGAGGCCATCGAAACGAATGCCGCGCTGGTTCTGCGCGGCCAAGGCGAGTTCGCGCCCGAGCACCTGCAGCCATTCGTAGAGCGGCTTGATGCCCTCTCGGGTCGATCGGTGTTGTGA
- a CDS encoding dipeptide transport system permease protein produces MAADITISVPVKTAAPPSRFAEFWSSFRENKGAVAGLVLLVLIILAAIFADVLAPHSPLEQFRQFVKLPPAWYEGGNWTFPLGTDALGRDMLSRIMHGARYSLFIGLSVMAVSIVCGVSLGLIAAFAGGWLDSTIARIMDLIVAIPSLVLAILIIAILQNPSLEKTIVAVTIVSLPRYVRLVRASALSEMGKDYVTAARVAGVGKLRLMLRTVLPNCLAPVIVQAALGVSDAILEAAALGFLGLGAQPPTPEWGAMVGDGREFIRSEPWIVTLPGLAILVTVISINLFGDGLRDALDPKLKRS; encoded by the coding sequence ATGGCCGCTGACATCACCATCTCGGTCCCGGTCAAGACCGCCGCACCGCCCTCGCGCTTCGCGGAATTCTGGTCGTCCTTCCGGGAGAACAAGGGTGCGGTCGCGGGCCTCGTCCTGCTCGTGCTGATCATCCTGGCGGCGATCTTCGCCGACGTCCTCGCCCCCCATTCGCCGCTCGAGCAGTTTCGGCAGTTCGTGAAGCTGCCGCCCGCCTGGTACGAGGGCGGCAATTGGACCTTCCCGCTCGGCACCGACGCGCTTGGGCGCGACATGCTCTCGCGCATCATGCATGGGGCGCGCTATTCCTTGTTCATCGGCCTCAGCGTCATGGCGGTGTCGATCGTCTGCGGCGTGTCGCTCGGCCTGATTGCCGCCTTCGCCGGCGGCTGGCTCGATTCTACCATCGCCCGCATCATGGACCTCATCGTCGCCATTCCGAGCCTGGTGCTGGCGATCCTGATCATCGCGATTCTGCAGAATCCGAGCCTCGAGAAGACGATCGTCGCTGTGACCATCGTGTCCCTGCCGCGCTATGTACGGCTGGTGCGCGCCTCGGCGCTCTCGGAAATGGGCAAGGATTATGTGACGGCGGCGCGGGTGGCGGGCGTCGGCAAGCTTCGGCTGATGCTGCGCACGGTGCTGCCCAACTGCCTTGCCCCGGTCATCGTGCAGGCGGCGCTCGGCGTCTCCGACGCGATCCTCGAAGCCGCGGCGCTCGGCTTCCTGGGGCTCGGTGCCCAACCGCCGACGCCGGAATGGGGCGCCATGGTCGGCGACGGGCGCGAATTCATCCGCTCCGAGCCGTGGATCGTGACGCTGCCCGGCCTTGCCATTCTCGTCACCGTGATCTCGATCAACCTGTTCGGGGACGGGCTGCGCGATGCGCTCGATCCCAAGCTGAAGCGCAGCTGA
- a CDS encoding dipeptide transport system permease protein, translated as MIKFLLRRIVLTLPTFVALMFVTFVAIRLVPGDPVEVRVGEHGISPERLAQFRHDLGLDLPVWRQFLDYVWRLFHGDFGTSVVTNAKVTTEFFTLFPATLELASCALILAIGIGIPAGAIAAVKRGSFYDHTLMGLSLTGYSMPIFWWGLLLIMFVSERLGWTPVSGRIDLINYYFEPVTGFMLIDALLSDQQGAFWSALSHLVLPAIVLATIPLAVIARMTRSSMLEVLNEDYVRTARAKGLPPWRVVGLHALRNALIPVITIVGLQIGTLLGGAVLTEYIFAWPGVGHWLIDAISRRDYPALQGGILLISSLVILVNLIVDVLYGTVNPRIRHGR; from the coding sequence ATGATCAAGTTCCTTCTCCGCCGCATCGTGTTGACGCTGCCCACTTTCGTGGCGTTGATGTTCGTGACCTTCGTGGCGATCCGGCTGGTGCCTGGCGACCCGGTCGAGGTGCGGGTCGGCGAGCATGGCATCTCGCCGGAGCGGCTCGCCCAGTTCCGCCATGATCTCGGCCTCGACCTGCCGGTGTGGAGGCAGTTCCTGGATTATGTCTGGCGGCTCTTCCATGGCGATTTCGGCACCTCCGTCGTCACCAACGCCAAGGTGACGACGGAGTTCTTCACCCTCTTCCCAGCGACCCTCGAGCTCGCTTCCTGCGCGCTGATCCTCGCCATCGGCATCGGCATTCCGGCCGGCGCCATCGCGGCCGTGAAGCGGGGCTCGTTCTACGACCATACGCTGATGGGCCTCTCCTTGACCGGCTATTCGATGCCGATCTTCTGGTGGGGGCTTTTGCTCATCATGTTCGTGTCGGAGCGGCTCGGCTGGACGCCGGTCTCCGGGCGCATCGATCTCATCAACTACTATTTCGAGCCGGTCACCGGCTTCATGCTGATTGATGCGCTGTTGTCGGACCAGCAAGGCGCCTTCTGGTCGGCACTGAGCCATCTCGTCTTGCCGGCTATCGTGCTCGCCACCATCCCCCTCGCGGTGATCGCGCGCATGACGCGCTCCTCGATGCTCGAAGTGCTCAACGAGGATTATGTGCGCACGGCCCGCGCCAAGGGCCTGCCGCCTTGGCGCGTGGTCGGCCTTCATGCGTTGCGCAACGCCCTGATCCCGGTGATCACCATTGTCGGCTTGCAGATCGGCACGCTTCTGGGCGGCGCGGTGCTGACCGAATACATCTTCGCCTGGCCCGGCGTCGGCCATTGGCTGATCGACGCCATCTCGCGGCGCGACTATCCGGCGCTGCAGGGAGGCATCCTGCTGATCTCCTCCCTCGTCATCCTCGTCAACCTGATCGTCGACGTGCTCTACGGCACCGTCAATCCACGGATCCGCCATGGCCGCTGA
- a CDS encoding dipeptide transport system ATP-binding protein, whose protein sequence is MSLLSIRNLTVSFATRSGAFTAVDGFDLTISRDEVVAIVGESGSGKSVAMLAVMGLLPWTATVTADELRFGEHDLLSIGPRERRSIIGRDVTMIFQEPMSSLNPCFTVGFQLSEALKTHLDIDKPARRARCIELLDEVGITDPVRRLSTFPHQLSGGMSQRVMIAMALACKPKLLIADEPTTALDVTIQAQILDLLRRLKDETGMGLVIITHDMGVVAETADRVIVQYAGEQVEKQTTRDLFREPRHPYTAALLAALPERAAGKQELPAIPGMVPGQFDRPQGCLFSPRCHFVFERCRVERPKPAGSELGEARCHTPLVGGQPVAKAESLA, encoded by the coding sequence ATGTCTCTTCTGTCCATTCGCAATCTCACCGTCAGCTTCGCGACCCGTTCGGGCGCCTTCACGGCGGTCGACGGCTTCGACCTGACCATCTCGCGCGACGAGGTGGTGGCGATCGTCGGAGAATCGGGCTCCGGCAAATCGGTCGCCATGCTCGCGGTCATGGGGCTCCTGCCCTGGACCGCGACGGTGACGGCCGACGAGCTGCGCTTCGGCGAGCACGACCTCTTGAGCATCGGGCCGCGCGAGCGGCGCAGCATCATCGGGCGCGACGTCACGATGATCTTCCAGGAGCCGATGTCCTCGCTCAACCCGTGCTTCACGGTCGGCTTCCAGCTGTCGGAGGCGCTCAAGACGCATCTCGATATCGACAAGCCGGCCCGCCGGGCTCGTTGCATCGAGCTCCTCGACGAGGTCGGGATCACCGATCCGGTGCGGCGCTTGTCGACCTTCCCGCACCAGCTCTCGGGCGGGATGAGCCAGCGCGTGATGATCGCCATGGCGCTCGCCTGCAAGCCGAAGCTCCTGATCGCCGATGAGCCGACGACCGCGCTCGACGTCACCATCCAGGCCCAGATCCTCGACCTTTTGCGGCGCCTGAAGGACGAGACCGGCATGGGGCTCGTCATCATCACCCACGACATGGGCGTGGTCGCCGAGACCGCCGACCGCGTCATCGTCCAATATGCCGGCGAGCAGGTGGAGAAGCAGACGACGCGCGATCTCTTCCGCGAGCCGCGCCATCCCTATACGGCGGCCTTGCTCGCGGCCTTACCGGAACGCGCCGCCGGCAAGCAGGAGCTGCCCGCCATCCCGGGCATGGTGCCTGGCCAGTTCGACCGGCCGCAAGGCTGCTTGTTCTCGCCGCGCTGCCATTTCGTCTTCGAGCGCTGTCGGGTCGAGCGACCGAAGCCCGCAGGATCCGAGCTCGGTGAGGCACGCTGCCATACGCCGCTTGTCGGCGGTCAGCCGGTGGCCAAGGCGGAGAGCCTCGCATGA
- a CDS encoding dipeptide transport system substrate-binding protein, with product MQSRQIISMIGALAATCLSAAAADAKALVYCLEGSPENFNPALTTTNTSLDASRHAYDQLVEFERGTTKLIPGLAETWDFSDGGKTVTFHLRKGVKFGAVKDFTPTRDFNADDVLFSFNRQLKADHPYHMVTGGKFDTFNDMDMGKIIQSLEKKDDYTIVFHLSEPNAPFMANLAMDFASIGSAEYADAMMKKGTPEQLDQVPVGTGPYSFVAYQKDTVIRFKANAAYFRGKPKIDDYILSIVPDPTVRYAKLKAGECTLMGFPRPSDLPEMEKDKGLQVMHQAGLNVSYWTFNEQKKPFDDVRVRQALIMAIDKAAIIKDVYGSTGQAAKNPIPPTIWSYNDAVKDYPYDPEKSKALLKQAGVTTPLDIDLWYMPVQRPYNPNPKRIGEMMQGDLAKIGINAKLVTYEWGEYRKRMQQGEEMTGQLGWTGDNGDPDNFFFLLGCNAARDGGQNIARFCDKDYEDKLQKARQSTDTEERAKLYEEMQVIAHDKAAWFTIAHSVVYEISAANLTGYAVSPLGRHEFAGADLK from the coding sequence ATGCAATCACGTCAGATCATCAGCATGATCGGTGCGCTCGCGGCGACCTGCCTGAGCGCCGCAGCAGCCGACGCCAAGGCGCTGGTCTATTGCCTCGAGGGCTCGCCGGAGAACTTCAATCCGGCGCTGACCACGACCAATACCAGTCTCGACGCCTCACGCCATGCCTATGACCAGCTGGTCGAGTTCGAGCGCGGCACCACCAAATTGATACCGGGCCTTGCCGAGACCTGGGATTTCTCCGATGGCGGCAAGACGGTCACCTTCCATTTGCGAAAAGGCGTGAAATTCGGCGCCGTCAAGGACTTCACGCCGACGCGCGACTTCAACGCCGACGACGTGTTGTTCTCCTTCAACCGCCAGCTCAAGGCCGATCATCCCTATCATATGGTGACTGGCGGCAAGTTCGATACCTTCAACGACATGGATATGGGCAAGATCATCCAGTCGCTCGAGAAGAAGGATGACTACACGATCGTCTTCCATCTCTCCGAGCCGAACGCGCCCTTCATGGCCAATCTCGCCATGGATTTCGCTTCGATCGGCTCGGCCGAATATGCCGACGCCATGATGAAGAAGGGGACACCCGAGCAGCTCGACCAGGTTCCGGTGGGCACCGGTCCCTACAGCTTCGTCGCCTATCAGAAGGACACCGTGATCCGCTTCAAGGCGAATGCCGCCTATTTCCGCGGCAAGCCGAAGATCGACGATTACATCCTCTCGATCGTCCCCGATCCGACCGTGCGCTACGCCAAGCTCAAAGCCGGCGAATGCACCCTGATGGGCTTCCCGCGGCCGTCCGACCTGCCGGAGATGGAGAAGGATAAGGGCCTGCAGGTCATGCACCAGGCCGGCCTCAACGTCTCCTACTGGACCTTCAACGAGCAGAAGAAGCCCTTCGACGATGTGCGGGTGCGCCAGGCGCTGATCATGGCGATCGACAAGGCCGCGATCATCAAGGATGTCTATGGCTCGACCGGCCAGGCGGCCAAGAACCCGATCCCGCCGACCATCTGGTCGTATAACGACGCGGTGAAGGACTACCCTTACGATCCCGAGAAATCGAAAGCCCTCCTCAAGCAAGCGGGCGTCACCACGCCCCTCGACATCGATCTGTGGTACATGCCGGTACAGCGGCCCTATAATCCCAACCCGAAGCGTATCGGCGAGATGATGCAAGGCGATCTCGCCAAGATCGGCATCAACGCCAAGCTCGTGACCTATGAATGGGGCGAATACCGCAAGCGCATGCAGCAGGGCGAGGAGATGACCGGGCAGCTCGGCTGGACCGGCGATAATGGCGATCCCGACAATTTCTTCTTCCTGCTGGGCTGCAACGCGGCGCGGGACGGCGGGCAGAACATCGCGCGCTTCTGCGACAAGGACTACGAGGACAAGCTGCAGAAGGCGCGCCAATCGACCGACACGGAGGAGCGCGCCAAGCTCTATGAGGAGATGCAGGTCATCGCCCATGACAAGGCGGCCTGGTTCACCATCGCGCATTCGGTCGTCTACGAGATTTCGGCCGCCAATCTCACCGGCTATGCGGTCTCGCCGCTCGGCCGGCACGAATTCGCGGGTGCCGACCTGAAATAG
- a CDS encoding dipeptide transport system ATP-binding protein: MSDVILEAKDLHRTYEVRRGMFGGTAIVKALAGVSFTLAAGKTLAVVGESGSGKSTLGRLVTMIEEPSGGSLVIDGIDLARATAQERKRLRREVQIVFQNPYGSLNPRQTIGSALEEPLIVNTDMGKAERAREARAMLARVGLRPEHHDRYPHMFSGGQRQRIAIARALMTHPRILVLDEPVSALDVSIRAQVLNLLDQLQAEFNLAYLFISHDLSVVKHIADEVMVIYLGSAVEWGTSATIFAEPRHPYTRALLSATPVADPMAKKERIILKGELPSPFSPPSGCSFHPRCPLVIDRCRAEFPPTETIASREVACFRAGEPIIAKTAA; the protein is encoded by the coding sequence ATGAGCGACGTCATCCTGGAGGCCAAGGATCTGCACCGCACCTATGAGGTCAGGCGCGGCATGTTCGGCGGCACGGCCATCGTCAAGGCGCTCGCCGGGGTCTCCTTCACGCTGGCGGCCGGCAAGACGCTGGCGGTCGTCGGCGAGTCGGGTTCGGGCAAGTCGACGCTCGGCCGCCTCGTCACCATGATCGAGGAACCGAGCGGCGGCTCGCTCGTCATCGACGGCATCGACCTCGCCAGGGCGACGGCGCAGGAGCGCAAGCGCCTGCGGCGCGAGGTGCAGATCGTCTTCCAGAACCCCTATGGCTCGCTCAATCCGCGCCAGACCATCGGCTCGGCGCTCGAGGAGCCGCTGATCGTCAACACCGATATGGGCAAAGCCGAGCGGGCGCGTGAGGCGCGCGCCATGCTGGCCCGCGTCGGGCTGCGCCCCGAGCACCATGACCGCTACCCGCATATGTTCTCCGGCGGCCAGCGCCAGCGCATCGCCATTGCCCGCGCCCTGATGACGCATCCGCGCATCCTGGTGCTCGATGAGCCGGTCTCGGCGCTCGACGTCTCCATCAGGGCCCAGGTGCTCAATCTCCTCGACCAGCTGCAGGCTGAGTTCAACCTCGCTTACCTGTTCATCAGCCACGACCTCTCGGTCGTGAAGCACATCGCCGATGAGGTGATGGTGATCTATCTCGGCTCGGCCGTCGAATGGGGCACGAGCGCGACCATCTTCGCCGAGCCGCGCCATCCCTATACGCGGGCCCTTTTGTCGGCGACCCCGGTCGCCGATCCCATGGCCAAGAAGGAGCGCATCATCCTGAAGGGCGAGCTGCCTTCGCCCTTCTCGCCGCCCTCGGGCTGCTCCTTCCATCCGCGCTGCCCGCTGGTCATCGACCGCTGCCGGGCGGAATTTCCGCCAACCGAGACCATCGCCTCACGCGAGGTCGCCTGCTTCCGCGCAGGTGAGCCGATCATCGCCAAAACTGCGGCGTGA